In Massilia antarctica, the following are encoded in one genomic region:
- a CDS encoding FadR/GntR family transcriptional regulator, whose protein sequence is MLKNVTLAPDSSLAHEPRLYRLVAGRIEELIRAEGIGAGERLPPEREMATRMAVSRASLREALIALELRGVVDVRGGSGVYVSRVQPPRAEFDEGGPGPFEVLAARRLVEAEVCASAARMASDSAIEAIRRAVVDMERQHDNYSSNEQLDRNFHLAIARATGNSAMAGAVDHLWKQRGRLWHKLKEHFQTEELRQATLLDHRRILDAIVARDPAGAHAAMRAHLERVTRTFSRG, encoded by the coding sequence ATGCTCAAGAACGTCACACTCGCTCCCGACAGCTCCCTCGCGCACGAACCGCGGCTGTACCGCCTTGTCGCCGGACGCATCGAGGAACTGATCCGCGCTGAAGGAATCGGCGCCGGCGAACGCTTGCCGCCCGAACGCGAGATGGCGACCCGCATGGCGGTCAGCCGCGCCTCGCTGCGCGAAGCCCTCATCGCCCTGGAACTGCGCGGCGTGGTCGACGTGCGCGGCGGCTCCGGCGTGTATGTCAGCCGCGTCCAGCCTCCCCGCGCCGAGTTCGACGAAGGCGGCCCCGGCCCGTTCGAAGTGCTGGCCGCGCGCCGCCTGGTCGAAGCCGAGGTGTGCGCCAGCGCCGCCCGCATGGCCAGCGACAGCGCCATCGAAGCCATCCGCCGCGCCGTGGTCGACATGGAACGCCAGCACGACAATTACAGCAGCAACGAGCAGCTCGACCGCAACTTCCACCTGGCAATCGCCCGCGCCACCGGCAACAGCGCCATGGCCGGCGCCGTCGACCACTTGTGGAAACAGCGCGGCCGCCTGTGGCACAAGCTCAAGGAACATTTCCAGACCGAAGAACTGCGCCAGGCCACCCTGCTGGATCACCGCCGCATCCTCGATGCGATCGTGGCGCGCGATCCGGCCGGCGCCCACGCCGCCATGCGCGCCCACCTGGAACGGGTCACGCGCACCTTTTCACGAGGCTAA
- a CDS encoding cache domain-containing protein, with amino-acid sequence MKAMMRAVLGGAAFTFATSFAAQAADTSADAIAMVDKGVVFLQKNGKDALIAAINSKSPEFVNETTYLTMRALDGTQLAHPTNPKLIGKNMVVLPDADGKLFRKDIIDQAKKTGKGWVDYRYNNPTSGQIEKKSTYFFKSGDVILEAGIYKGK; translated from the coding sequence ATGAAAGCCATGATGAGGGCCGTTCTTGGCGGCGCCGCGTTCACCTTCGCGACGTCCTTTGCCGCGCAGGCGGCCGATACCAGCGCCGACGCGATCGCGATGGTGGACAAGGGCGTGGTCTTCCTGCAAAAGAATGGCAAGGATGCGCTGATCGCCGCCATCAACAGCAAGAGTCCCGAGTTCGTCAACGAGACGACCTACCTCACCATGCGCGCCCTCGACGGTACCCAGCTGGCGCACCCGACCAATCCCAAGCTGATCGGCAAGAACATGGTCGTGCTGCCCGATGCCGACGGCAAGCTGTTCCGAAAGGACATCATCGACCAGGCCAAGAAGACCGGCAAGGGTTGGGTCGATTACCGTTACAACAACCCGACCAGTGGCCAGATCGAGAAGAAATCGACGTATTTCTTCAAGAGCGGGGATGTGATTCTTGAGGCGGGGATTTACAAGGGCAAATAA
- a CDS encoding MBL fold metallo-hydrolase translates to MSHNLLTFVNHACFHLANDHTVLLADPWVEGPVFNNGWSLLDTSTSNAALIRELAALKRTTFIWFSHEHPDHFSVPFVKRLRRDFAGKVTMLFQHTKDKRVVNFLRSNGFDVIECLPGVPVALDNDMRITVFPHADGDSYCLINSGGRHLLNLNDCALSSAAQCAQLKASIAPLCERVDVLTTQFGYANWVGNPFQAETRCAAAAEKLHRIKLQIEAFAPKITVPFASFVAFAHIDNCYMNEHQNTPRRVAQWARLARATDAVRFLQPGDTIALGVDTAESLAWASDAAVEHWERLLAVPCDLLPSEPPATPAQVRAAADTYRKGAIANLLGLPCLLELAGLIKPLVIRIPDIAMTIRVSYLRGCTELHDDEFADISMTSPSAVFLFANEYGFNTTHVNGRFRASDGGAVQRFSRFFMPQNLGRQGYGVQHPLATLRYLGASLLGRLRRRVAAMQRLLAK, encoded by the coding sequence ATGAGCCATAACCTGCTGACCTTCGTCAACCACGCCTGCTTCCACCTCGCCAACGACCATACCGTGCTGCTGGCCGATCCCTGGGTCGAAGGGCCGGTCTTCAACAATGGCTGGAGCCTGCTCGACACCAGCACCTCCAACGCGGCCTTGATCCGCGAGCTGGCCGCGCTCAAGCGCACCACCTTCATCTGGTTCTCGCACGAGCATCCCGACCATTTTTCGGTGCCCTTCGTCAAACGCCTGCGGCGCGACTTCGCCGGCAAGGTCACCATGCTGTTCCAGCACACCAAGGACAAGCGCGTGGTCAATTTTTTGCGCAGCAATGGCTTCGATGTCATCGAATGCCTGCCCGGCGTGCCGGTCGCGCTCGACAACGATATGCGCATCACCGTGTTTCCCCACGCCGACGGCGATTCGTACTGCCTGATCAATTCGGGCGGACGCCACCTGCTCAACCTGAACGACTGCGCCCTGAGCAGCGCCGCCCAGTGCGCGCAGCTCAAGGCCAGTATCGCGCCGCTGTGCGAACGGGTCGACGTGCTGACGACCCAGTTCGGCTACGCCAACTGGGTCGGCAACCCCTTCCAGGCCGAGACGCGCTGCGCCGCCGCGGCCGAAAAACTGCACCGCATCAAGCTCCAGATCGAAGCCTTCGCGCCGAAAATCACGGTGCCCTTCGCGTCCTTCGTCGCCTTTGCCCACATCGACAATTGCTACATGAACGAGCACCAGAACACGCCGCGCCGCGTGGCGCAGTGGGCGCGGCTCGCGCGCGCCACCGACGCGGTACGCTTCCTGCAACCGGGCGATACCATCGCGCTGGGGGTGGACACGGCCGAAAGCTTGGCCTGGGCCAGCGACGCCGCCGTCGAACACTGGGAACGCCTGCTGGCCGTGCCGTGCGACCTGCTGCCCTCCGAGCCGCCGGCCACGCCGGCCCAGGTGCGCGCCGCCGCCGACACCTACCGCAAGGGCGCCATCGCCAACTTGCTGGGACTGCCCTGCCTGCTCGAACTGGCCGGACTGATCAAGCCGCTGGTGATCCGCATTCCCGACATTGCCATGACCATCCGCGTATCGTACCTGCGCGGCTGCACCGAACTGCACGACGACGAGTTCGCGGACATCTCGATGACCTCGCCCAGCGCGGTATTCCTGTTTGCCAACGAATACGGCTTCAACACGACCCACGTCAACGGCCGCTTCCGCGCCAGCGACGGCGGCGCGGTGCAGCGCTTCAGCCGTTTTTTCATGCCCCAGAACCTGGGCCGCCAGGGCTACGGCGTGCAGCATCCGCTGGCCACCCTGCGCTACCTGGGCGCCAGCCTGCTCGGCCGGCTGCGGCGGCGGGTGGCCGCCATGCAGCGGCTCCTGGCGAAGTAA
- a CDS encoding flavin reductase family protein, protein MPSLFPSDPPTAVDSRHFRQALSQFATGVTIVTTALPDGRLVGVTINSFNSVSLDPPLVLWSLAHTASSMAAFEAAGGYVINVLAHNQADLAQRFTRCGEDRFDTVDFTLSSQGMPVLAGTVASFECRARSRYAEGDHVIFVGAVERCQFHPHRSLGFHRGRFIAIS, encoded by the coding sequence ATGCCATCCCTTTTTCCGAGCGATCCGCCCACCGCTGTCGACAGCCGGCATTTCCGCCAGGCGCTGTCGCAATTCGCCACCGGCGTCACCATCGTCACCACCGCCCTGCCCGACGGCCGCTTGGTTGGCGTCACCATCAATTCCTTCAATTCGGTGTCGCTCGACCCGCCGCTGGTGCTGTGGAGCCTGGCGCACACGGCCAGCAGCATGGCCGCGTTCGAGGCGGCCGGCGGCTACGTCATCAACGTCCTGGCCCACAACCAGGCCGATCTGGCGCAACGCTTTACCCGCTGCGGCGAAGACCGCTTCGATACGGTCGATTTCACGCTCTCTTCGCAGGGGATGCCGGTGCTGGCCGGCACCGTCGCGTCCTTCGAGTGCCGCGCGCGCAGCCGCTATGCCGAGGGCGACCATGTGATTTTCGTCGGCGCGGTCGAGCGCTGCCAGTTCCATCCGCACCGGTCGCTCGGGTTTCACCGCGGCCGGTTTATCGCCATCAGCTGA
- a CDS encoding substrate-binding periplasmic protein — protein MKIGFLLYSSLFSCAMALPARGAELVFGVSTGSAMPMTRFLHDELAGGLLKDVGDALARELNVRPRYLTLPRKRVEVALANGTVDLLCDLRPEWLDGKRWQWSDTVFSNKQIIVGRIDTPPLTTLRELAGARTGTITGYRYPALERELGAQFVRDDTASDDLNLRKLLRRRFDYMLTNSLYYDYQRRAHAERARLSRAALTVEPFDTYCALPPGGKLTLAQINHALLALRKNGRMQAILESYQPAN, from the coding sequence ATGAAGATTGGCTTTTTGCTGTACTCATCCCTGTTTTCCTGTGCCATGGCGCTGCCCGCGCGCGGCGCCGAACTCGTGTTCGGCGTCTCGACCGGCAGCGCCATGCCCATGACCCGCTTCCTGCACGACGAGCTGGCCGGCGGCTTGCTCAAGGATGTGGGCGACGCCCTGGCGCGCGAACTGAACGTACGCCCGCGCTACCTGACCTTGCCGCGCAAGCGGGTCGAAGTCGCGCTGGCCAACGGTACGGTGGACCTGCTGTGCGACCTGCGTCCCGAATGGCTCGACGGCAAACGCTGGCAATGGTCGGACACCGTTTTTTCCAACAAGCAGATCATTGTCGGCCGTATTGACACCCCGCCCCTGACCACCCTGCGCGAACTGGCCGGCGCGCGCACCGGCACCATCACCGGCTACCGCTATCCCGCGCTGGAACGCGAACTGGGTGCGCAATTCGTGCGCGACGACACCGCCAGCGACGACCTGAATTTGCGCAAGCTGCTGCGCCGCCGCTTCGACTACATGCTCACCAATTCGCTGTATTACGATTACCAGCGGCGCGCCCACGCCGAGCGCGCGCGCCTGAGCCGCGCGGCCCTGACTGTCGAACCGTTTGACACCTACTGCGCGCTGCCGCCCGGCGGCAAGCTGACCCTGGCGCAAATAAACCATGCCTTGCTGGCGCTGCGCAAAAATGGCAGGATGCAAGCGATTCTGGAGAGCTACCAGCCCGCCAACTGA
- a CDS encoding TOBE domain-containing protein — protein MAISEINVRNQFRGKIKEIIAGPVVSEVDVETAHGIVTSVITSRSILDLDLKVGSEVIALVKSTEVSIAKIQ, from the coding sequence ATGGCTATCTCGGAAATCAATGTACGCAACCAGTTCAGGGGCAAGATCAAGGAAATCATCGCCGGCCCGGTGGTGTCGGAGGTCGATGTCGAAACGGCGCACGGCATCGTCACCTCGGTCATCACCAGCCGCTCGATCCTGGACCTGGACCTGAAGGTCGGCAGCGAGGTCATTGCCCTGGTCAAATCGACGGAGGTCTCGATCGCCAAGATTCAGTAG